In a single window of the Elaeis guineensis isolate ETL-2024a chromosome 6, EG11, whole genome shotgun sequence genome:
- the LOC105046879 gene encoding microtubule-associated protein TORTIFOLIA1: MATTISKPSSKLSKSPSQSSTSKSSSSSLSSHLAMVELKSRILSALSKLSDRDTHQIAVDDLEKIIHTLPPDGVPMLLNALLHDPSPPPDPNSRQTPNVARRESLRLLALLCSSHPDAAAAHLPKIIAHLVRRLKDPASDSSVRDACRDAAGSLASIYLRSSAAANPEDTSAAAGGGGSSSPVVSLFVKPLFEAMGEQNKAVQAGAAMCLAKVMECAGGGGDGDGGRPAMAGAAFQRLCPRICKLLGGQSFLAKGALLSVVSSLAQVGAISPQNMQQVLQSVRECLENNDWATRKAAADTLSVLASSSMHLIADGASPTIVALEACRFDKVKPVRDSMMEALLSWKKIAGKGDDGNSEDFKDGKNCESADTEEKSENKRSSSSGRRPESIKDSSAGSSPTDHDSVSKGKGTSIPERAAVLLKKRAPTLTDKELNPEFFQKLETRSSDDLPVEVVVPRRCHQSSHSQGEEEPELSDSDPRGNSNNDGLACRESNDTHGRVNPNYQNAEKRSGAYDRPQHSDDFARDRWTEQRGFRAKDSKARAFDVDDRIEVSQKDPSVRVNIARGDGQAEGSFMNNKGNWLAIQRQLSQLERQQTNLMNMLQDFMGGSHDSMVTLENRVRGLERVVEEMARDLAISSGRRGGNMMLGFEASPGRSSSKYNGLHDYSSSKFGRGGDGRIPFAERYLSSDSIISGFRGRDPPWRSDSEARDPYAYTAQRNGVMNSRRGPGAVSVDGRVPRTEQDGDQVGARRAWDKGQGPFRLGEGPSARSVWQASKDEATLEAIRVAGEDNGTSRIATRTAIPELDAEALTDDNPGQERGPLWASWTHAMDSLHVGDMDSAYAEVLSIGDDLLLIKLMDKSGPVVDQLSNEIASEVLHAVGQFLMEQSLFDIALTWLQQLTDLVIENGADVLSIPIEGKREILLSLHEASAMEPPEDWEGATPVQIMMQLASCWGINLQQLIK; the protein is encoded by the exons ATGGCCACTACCATCTCAAAACCCTCGTCAAAGCTCTCCAAATCCCCTTCCCAATCCTCCACTTCCAAGTCCTCCTCTTCTTCGCTTTCTTCTCATTTGGCCATGGTGGAGCTCAAGTCTCGGATCCTCTCCGCCCTTTCCAAACTCTCCGACCGCGATACCCACCAGATCGCCGTCGACGACCTCGAGAAGATCATCCACACCCTCCCCCCCGACGGCGTCCCCATGCTCCTCAACGCCCTCCTCCACGACCCTTCCCCTCCTCCCGATCCCAACTCCCGGCAGACTCCCAACGTCGCCCGCCGCGAGTCACTCCGCCTCCTCGCCCTCCTCTGCTCCTCCCACCCCGACGCCGCTGCCGCCCACCTCCCCAAGATCATCGCCCACCTTGTCCGCCGTCTCAAGGACCCCGCCTCCGATTCCTCCGTCCGCGACGCCTGCCGCGACGCCGCCGGCTCCCTCGCCTCCATCTACCTCCGCTCCTCCGCCGCCGCCAACCCTGAGGACACCTCCGCCGCTGCCGGTGGCGGTGGGTCCTCCTCCCCAGTTGTTTCCCTCTTTGTGAAGCCCTTGTTCGAGGCAATGGGGGAGCAGAACAAGGCGGTGCAGGCCGGGGCAGCAATGTGCCTCGCTAAGGTGATGGAGTGTGCCGGGGGTGGTGGGGATGGGGATGGAGGACGGCCGGCGATGGCTGGAGCGGCGTTTCAGAGGCTGTGCcccaggatctgcaagctgcttGGCGGGCAGAGCTTTTTGGCCAAGGGGGCGCTTCTGTCGGTCGTTTCCAGCTTGGCTCAG GTAGGAGCAATTAGTCCCCAGAATATGCAACAAGTGCTGCAAAGTGTTCGTGAATGCCTTGAGAATAACGACTGGGCTACCCGTAAGGCAGCAGCTGATACATTGAGTGTGTTGGCATCTTCTTCAATGCATTTGATCGCTGATGGGGCTTCTCCAACAATAGTGGCTCTTGAGGCTTGCCGTTTTGATAAG GTGAAACCTGTTAGAGATAGCATGATGGAGGCATTGCTGTCATGGAAGAAGATTGCGGGAAAGGGAGACGATGGAAATTCAGAGGACTTCAAGG ATGGTAAAAATTGTGAATCAGCTGATACTGAAGAAAAGTCAGAGAATAAAAGGTCAAGTTCCAGTGGCAGAAGACCAGAATCCATAAAAGATTCATCTGCTGGTTCTTCACCTACTGATCATGATTCTGTGTCCAAAGGAAAAGGTACTAGCATACCAGAGAGAGCAGCAGTTTTATTAAAGAAAAGAGCACCTACTTTAACAGACAAAGAGTTGAATCCAGAATTTTTCCAAAAACTTGAAACAAGAAGTTCAGATGACTTGCCTGTAGAAGTTGTGGTACCTCGCAGGTGTCATCAGTCTTCCCACTCACAAGGTGAAGAAGAACCAGAATTGTCTGATAGTGATCCTCGGGGCAATTCAAATAATGATGGCTTGGCATGTCGTGAGTCGAATGACACTCATGGACGTGTCAATCCTAATTATCAGAATGCCGAGAAAAGATCAGGGGCATACGATCGACCACAACACTCTGATGATTTTGCTCGGGATAGGTGGACAGAACAAAGAGGATTTAGGGCTAAAGACTCAAAAGCAAGGGCTTTTGATGTTGATGATAGGATTGAAGTCAGTCAGAAGGATCCCTCTGTCCGAGTGAATATTGCCAGAGGTGATGGCCAAGCTGAAGGATCCTTCATGAACAACAAAGggaattggttggccattcagagGCAATTATCACAATTGGAGAGGCAACAAACCAATCTCATGAACATGTTGCAG GATTTTATGGGAGGTTCCCATGACAGCATGGTAACACTAGAAAACAGAGTTCGGGGTCTTGAGAGGGTTGTTGAGGAGATGGCACGAGATTTGGCAATATCATCAGGAAGGAGAGGTGGTAACATGATGCTGGGTTTTGAGGCATCTCCTGGTAGGTCCTCAAGCAAATACAATGGTCTTCACGACTATTCAAGCTCAAAGTTTGGCAGGGGTGGTGATGGACGGATTCCTTTTGCAGAAAGATATCtctcatcagatagtataatttCTGGATTTAGGGGAAGAGATCCCCCTTGGAGATCAGATTCTGAAGCACGGGATCCTTATGCATATACTGCTCAAAGAAATGGAGTCATGAACTCTAGGAGAGGTCCTGGTGCTGTTTCTGTTGATGGTAGGGTACCTAGAACTGAACAGGATGGCGATCAGGTTGGTGCCAGGCGAGCTTGGGATAAGGGGCAAGGACCATTTAGGCTTGGTGAGGGTCCTTCTGCAAGAAGTGTTTGGCAAGCATCCAAGGATGAGGCTACTTTGGAAGCTATCCGAGTGGCTGGTGAAGATAATGGGACCTCTCGAATTGCAACACGAACAGctatcccggagctggatgctgAAGCTTTGACAGATGATAACCCAGGGCAGGAAAGGGGTCCACTTTGGGCTTCATGGACCCATGCTATGGATTCGCTTCATGTTGGTGACATGGATTCAGCATATGCTGAGGTTCTGTCTATAGGTGATGATCTATTACTCATAAAGTTGATGGATAAATCTGGTCCAGTTGTCGATCAACTTTCCAATGAAATAGCAAGTGAAGTCTTGCATGCGGTTGGGCAGTTTCTTATGGAGCAAAGCTTGTTTGATATAGCTCTGACCTGGCTTCAACAG